A single window of Thermotoga sp. DNA harbors:
- the rplL gene encoding 50S ribosomal protein L7/L12, whose amino-acid sequence MTIDEIVEAIEKLTVSELAELVKKLEDKFGVTAAAPVAVAAAPAAGAAGAAQEEKTEFDVVLKSFGQNKVQVIKVVREITGLGLKEAKDLVEKAGTPDAVIKSGVSKEEAEELKKKLEEVGAEVELK is encoded by the coding sequence ATGACGATTGACGAGATCGTTGAAGCTATCGAGAAATTGACGGTTTCAGAGCTCGCAGAACTCGTTAAAAAATTGGAAGACAAATTCGGTGTGACGGCCGCCGCTCCCGTGGCAGTTGCCGCTGCGCCGGCTGCCGGAGCCGCTGGAGCCGCTCAGGAAGAAAAGACGGAATTCGATGTGGTTTTGAAGAGCTTTGGCCAGAACAAGGTTCAGGTGATCAAGGTTGTGAGGGAGATCACAGGACTCGGCCTGAAAGAGGCAAAGGACCTTGTCGAGAAGGCTGGAACACCAGATGCTGTCATCAAAAGCGGTGTTTCCAAAGAAGAAGCCGAGGAACTCAAGAAGAAACTCGAGGAAGTTGGAGCAGAGGTGGAATTGAAGTAA
- the rplK gene encoding 50S ribosomal protein L11 — translation MAKKVVAQIKLQLPAGKATPAPPVGPALGQHGVNIMEFCKRFNAQTADKAGMILPVVITVYEDKSFTFIIKTPPASFLLKRAASIEKGSSEAKRKIVGKVTRKQIEEIAKIKMPDLNANNLEAAMRIIEGTAKSMGIEVVD, via the coding sequence ATGGCGAAGAAAGTGGTGGCTCAGATCAAGTTGCAACTACCAGCAGGTAAAGCTACACCGGCACCTCCTGTGGGACCTGCTTTGGGGCAGCACGGTGTGAACATCATGGAGTTCTGCAAGAGATTCAATGCGCAGACGGCGGATAAAGCCGGTATGATTCTCCCTGTCGTCATCACGGTGTACGAGGACAAGTCGTTCACTTTCATCATCAAAACACCACCTGCCTCTTTCCTTCTAAAAAGGGCAGCGAGCATAGAGAAGGGATCCTCCGAGGCGAAGAGGAAGATTGTTGGAAAGGTGACGAGGAAACAAATCGAAGAGATTGCAAAGATAAAGATGCCAGACCTGAACGCCAACAATCTCGAAGCGGCTATGAGGATCATAGAAGGAACAGCTAAGAGTATGGGAATAGAAGTGGTAGACTGA
- the rplA gene encoding 50S ribosomal protein L1: protein MPKHSKRYLEVKKLVDRTKYYNLDEAVELVKKTATAKFDETIELHIQTGIDYRRPDQHVRGTIVLPHGTGKEVKVLVFARGEKAKEAQEAGADYVGAEDLVEKIEKEGFLDFDVAIATPDMMRIIGRLGKILGPRGLMPSPKSGTVANEVAETVKEFKKGRIEVRTDKTGNIHIPVGKRSFENEKIKENVMSAIKQIMQMKPAGVKGQFIKKVVLSSTMGPGIKLNLQSVLKE from the coding sequence ATGCCGAAGCACTCCAAAAGGTACCTGGAAGTGAAAAAGCTGGTAGATCGTACGAAGTACTACAATCTGGACGAAGCGGTGGAGCTTGTCAAAAAGACAGCCACTGCGAAGTTCGATGAGACAATAGAGCTTCACATTCAGACGGGGATAGATTACAGAAGGCCTGATCAGCATGTGAGAGGCACCATTGTCCTTCCTCATGGAACAGGAAAAGAAGTGAAGGTCCTCGTGTTTGCAAGGGGTGAGAAAGCAAAAGAGGCACAGGAAGCAGGAGCAGATTACGTGGGAGCAGAAGATCTGGTGGAGAAGATAGAAAAGGAAGGATTCCTCGATTTCGACGTGGCGATAGCAACTCCGGATATGATGAGGATAATCGGTAGGCTCGGAAAGATTCTGGGGCCAAGGGGATTGATGCCCTCACCGAAGTCTGGAACCGTGGCGAACGAAGTAGCAGAAACCGTTAAGGAGTTCAAAAAAGGAAGAATCGAGGTCAGAACGGATAAAACGGGAAACATTCACATACCGGTGGGAAAGAGAAGTTTCGAGAACGAAAAGATCAAAGAAAACGTCATGTCTGCTATCAAACAGATCATGCAGATGAAACCTGCTGGTGTAAAGGGACAGTTCATAAAGAAAGTGGTTCTCTCTTCTACAATGGGGCCAGGGATAAAGTTGAACCTCCAGAGCGTTCTGAAGGAGTAA
- the rplJ gene encoding 50S ribosomal protein L10 gives MLTRQQKEAIVKEMTEIFKETSLVLFADFSGFTVADLTELRSRLREKYNSGARFKVVKNTLLNLSLKSAGYEEYEEFLKGPTAVLYVTDGDPVEAVKIIYNFYKEKNADFSKLKGGFLEGRKFSSEEVEKIAKLPSREELYAMLVGRVKAPISGLVFVLSGLLRNLVLVLNAVKEKKSE, from the coding sequence TTGCTGACCAGACAACAAAAAGAAGCAATAGTAAAAGAGATGACCGAGATATTCAAGGAGACATCTCTAGTGCTGTTCGCAGACTTTTCTGGTTTTACCGTTGCTGACCTCACAGAGCTCCGCTCCAGGCTGAGGGAGAAGTACAACAGCGGTGCCAGATTCAAAGTTGTGAAAAACACACTCCTGAATCTTTCCTTGAAGAGCGCAGGGTATGAGGAATACGAGGAATTTCTCAAAGGTCCCACTGCCGTTCTCTATGTCACCGATGGCGATCCTGTGGAAGCGGTAAAGATCATCTACAACTTCTACAAAGAGAAAAACGCAGACTTTTCAAAACTGAAGGGTGGTTTTCTTGAGGGAAGGAAGTTCTCTTCGGAAGAAGTAGAAAAAATCGCCAAGCTCCCATCCAGGGAAGAGCTCTACGCCATGCTCGTTGGTCGTGTGAAGGCACCGATATCTGGTCTTGTCTTCGTACTGAGTGGTCTCTTGAGAAACCTTGTGCTTGTGCTCAATGCCGTTAAAGAGAAAAAATCTGAATGA
- the secE gene encoding preprotein translocase subunit SecE, protein MEKLRRFFREVIAEAKKVSWPSQRELFTSFSVVLVILIVTGLYFFVLDFIFSGVVSAIFKALGIG, encoded by the coding sequence GTGGAAAAGCTTCGAAGATTTTTCAGAGAAGTAATCGCTGAGGCAAAGAAGGTTTCCTGGCCTTCCCAAAGGGAGCTTTTTACTTCTTTCAGTGTCGTACTCGTGATTTTGATCGTCACAGGACTTTATTTTTTTGTGCTGGATTTCATATTTTCTGGTGTGGTTAGTGCTATCTTCAAAGCACTCGGTATAGGATAA
- the rpmG gene encoding 50S ribosomal protein L33 yields MRVLVALKCSKCGNKNYYTTKNKDKRAKLELRKYCPKCNSHTVHTETKA; encoded by the coding sequence ATGCGAGTGCTGGTAGCCCTGAAATGTTCCAAATGTGGAAACAAGAATTACTACACTACGAAGAACAAGGACAAAAGAGCAAAGCTTGAGTTGAGGAAGTACTGTCCGAAATGCAACTCTCACACTGTCCATACTGAAACTAAAGCATAA
- the nusG gene encoding transcription termination/antitermination protein NusG yields MKKKWYIIITMSGYEEKVKENIERKIEATGIRNLVDRIVIPEEVVLDATSPSERIILSPRAKLHVGNGKDVNKGDLIAEEPPVYVRRNGVIVEVKNVRKMVIETIDRKYTKTYYIPESAGIETGLKVGTKVKQGLPLSRNEEYICELDGRIVETERMKKVVVQTPEGEQDVYYIPKDVFDRARIRKGKEIKQGEMLAEARKFFAKVSGRVEVVDYPTRKEIRIYRTKKRKLFPGYVFVEMIMNDEAYNFVRSVPYVMGFVSSGGQPIPVKDKEIRPILRLAGLEEYEEKKKLIKVEIGFKVGDTVKIISGPFEDFAGVIKEIDPERQELKVNVTIFGRETPVVLHVSEVEKIE; encoded by the coding sequence ATGAAGAAAAAGTGGTACATAATAATCACCATGTCAGGGTACGAAGAAAAGGTTAAGGAAAACATCGAAAGAAAAATAGAAGCCACGGGCATCAGGAATCTTGTCGATCGGATAGTGATTCCTGAGGAAGTAGTTTTGGATGCCACCAGCCCCTCTGAAAGGATCATCCTTTCTCCCAGAGCCAAGTTGCATGTTGGCAACGGTAAGGATGTGAATAAAGGAGATCTCATCGCCGAGGAACCTCCCGTCTACGTTAGGCGAAATGGCGTGATCGTCGAAGTGAAGAACGTGAGGAAAATGGTGATAGAGACCATCGATAGGAAGTACACAAAAACGTACTATATACCTGAGTCGGCCGGGATTGAAACGGGTTTGAAGGTGGGCACGAAAGTGAAACAGGGGCTACCTCTTTCCAGGAACGAGGAGTATATCTGTGAACTCGATGGAAGGATTGTTGAGACAGAACGTATGAAAAAGGTTGTTGTCCAAACACCAGAGGGAGAACAGGACGTTTACTACATACCAAAGGACGTGTTCGATAGAGCAAGGATAAGAAAAGGGAAGGAGATAAAGCAGGGAGAAATGCTCGCAGAGGCAAGGAAGTTTTTCGCAAAGGTCTCTGGAAGGGTTGAGGTTGTCGATTACCCCACGAGAAAGGAGATCAGGATTTACAGGACAAAGAAGAGGAAACTCTTTCCAGGCTACGTTTTCGTAGAGATGATCATGAACGATGAGGCGTACAATTTCGTTCGCTCCGTACCTTACGTTATGGGTTTTGTAAGTTCCGGTGGACAACCTATTCCCGTTAAGGACAAGGAGATAAGACCTATTCTGAGGCTGGCTGGTCTTGAAGAGTACGAAGAGAAGAAGAAGCTGATCAAGGTGGAAATAGGTTTCAAAGTGGGAGATACGGTGAAGATAATAAGTGGCCCATTCGAAGATTTTGCCGGCGTTATAAAAGAGATAGATCCAGAAAGACAAGAGCTGAAAGTTAACGTGACCATTTTCGGAAGAGAAACACCTGTCGTGCTCCACGTTTCCGAGGTGGAGAAGATCGAGTGA